The DNA sequence GTTTCGCGCGCCGGCCTCGGGTCCTCGCCGTCCGGCTCGAACGCGGGCGCGGGTTCGGCGCCGCGTCCGGAATCCGCCGGGGTCTCCGGCTGCAGGACTTCGCCGAGGGGCTGGGTGTCCTGCCGGCGGTCGACCGCGGGGGGAGCGGGCTCCGTATCGGGTTCCGCGCGTTCGGTGCGCCCCTCGCGGGAGGAGCGGGGGCGGGTGCCGGGGATCTCCCCCCGTACGTGCATGACCACCCAGAGGAACAGCCGGAAGGCCACGAGGAGCGCCACCCAGGGAGCGACGGCGGCAACGACGAGCGCGACGTCGGGCACCAGCACGCGGTCGCCGGCCTGGAGCGCGCTCGCGCCGGCGCCGAGGGCGACCAGGGCGAGGATCAGGCCGTCCACCCACAGGCGGCGCGAACGGGGGGCCGTGCGCAGCACGTAGCTCGTCCAGAGGGCCATGAGCACCAGCAGTGTGAACCCGGCCGGGTAGAGGTGGGCGTAGCGGCCGTCGATGTCGCCCTGGACGGCGACCTGGTAGATGCCGTTGTAGGAGAGCAGGACGGCGCAGGCCGCGATCACCAGGACGCCGAGAGCCGTGACGAGCACGGCGGCGACCGGGGAGCCGGAGCGCGGCGGTTCGACGGTATTGCGTGCACTCGGGGTTCGGGAGGAGCTTTTAACGGCCATCGTGCGCAGAAGCGTAGCCGAGCGAACGCGGCGAACACGAGGTACCGCCCGAAACCGACCGCATAGCGGTGTACCGCCGCGAGACGTCCATGCGGAATTCTTCCGGTTCGACAGTGGCGTTCGCTGCGCGGATCACGGATCGGCGGCCGATGCAGCGGCGGGATGCGTTTTTCCGGACAATCGATGCGGAATTGCGGACGGCCCATTTTCGACTCGGCAGGTTTCCGCTATCCGGGGCAGCCTGCGGGGCGGTCCGTTCCGGGCGTTCCGGCCCCGTGGGTGTGATGGGTCACATCACGTTAATACCCGGGTCATGGCGGGACCGCAAGGATGCGCCGCTGCGCCAGGAGGCCACAGGTCGGCCGAGCGGCCGCGGACGCGGGTGCCGGGAGGCGGGTGCGTGCGCGGACAGGGGCGGTCGGCTGTGGACACCGCGCCCGTGGTAAGGAAGCGAACCGCTACCCTGGGCGGTGTGAGTCTGCGCTTCTATGACACCAGTGCCCGCCAGGTCCGCGACTTCACACCCCTGCGCGAGGGGCGTGCATCGCTGTACCTGTGTGGCGCCACGGTGCAGGCGCCGCCCCACATCGGCCACATCCGGTCGGGCGTGAACTTCGACATCCTGCGCCGATGGCTGGAGTACCGCGGCTACCGCGTCACGCTCTGCCGCAACGTCACCGACATCGACGACAAGATCATCGACGTCGCCACCGGGGAGGGCGTCGAGTGGTGGGAGGTCGCCGAGCGCAACCAGCGCGCCTTCACCTCCGCTTACGACATCCTCGGCTGCCTGCCGCCCACGGTCGAGCCGCGTGCCACGGGCCACGTGCCCGAGATGATCGAGCTGATGCGCCGGCTGATCGACCGCGGCCACGCCTACGTCTCCGAGGACGGTTCCGGCGACGTCTACTTCGACGTGCGCTCCTTCCCCGGCTACGGCGCGCTGTCCAACCAGCGCATCGAGCAGATGCGCGGCGCCGGCGACACCGAGGACGACCGCCGCAAGCACGACCCCCGCGACTTCGCCCTGTGGAAGGGCGCCCGGCCGGGCGAGCCGAGTTGGGAGACCCCGTGGGGGCGCGGCCGCCCCGGCTGGCATCTGGAGTGCTCGGCCATGTCGACCAAGTACCTGGGCAGCTCCTTCGATATCCACGGCGGCGGGCTCGACCTCGTGTTCCCCCACCACGAGAACGAGGTCGCCCAGTCCAAGGCCGCCGGCGACGGTTTCGCCCAGTACTGGCTGCACAACGGGCTGCTGGCCGTCGGCGGCGAGAAGATGAGCAAGTCGCTGGGCAATTCGCTGCTGATCCCGATCATGGTGCGCAAGGTGCGGCCGGTCGAGCTGCGCTACTACCTCGCCCAGGCGCACTACCGCTCGATCATCGACTACTCCGACGAATCGCTCCACGAGGCCGCCGCCGCCTACCAGCGCATCGAGGGGTTCCTGGTCCGCGCTTGCGAGGTCGTCGGCGACGTCGAACCCGCGGCCGAGGTCCCCGATCCGTTCGCGGCGGCCCTCGACGACGACCTCGGCGTCTCGCAGGCGCTGGCGGTCGTGCACGGGCAGGTGCGCGAAGGCAACACCGCCATCACCGAGGGCGCAAAGGAGCGGGTCGCCGAAGCCGCCGGGCGGGTGCGCGCGATGACGGCCGTCCTCGGCCTCGACCCGCTGTCCGACACCTGGGCAGCAAGCGAGGGCTCCGGTCTGCGCGACGTGGTCGACGCCCTGGTGGCTGTCGCCCTCGACCAGCGCCAGGCCGCCCGCGGACGCAAGGACTACGCGGCCGCCGACGCCATCCGCGACCGGTTGCTCGCCGCCGGCGTCGTCGTCGAGGACACCCCGCGCGGGCCTCGCTGGGAACTGCGGCGCGACTGAGTGGGCGACGACGCGCCCGTGCGAGCGGCGGGGACGGCCGCCGTTCCTCCGTAGCGAACGACGGCCCGGCCGGCGCGCGCTCCGCCATGCGATGGCGCGGACACCCGCCGGTATGGGCGACCATGGAGGGAGCGCCGCAGGAGCAGCACGGACTCCGCGGGGGACGAGGCCCGCGGCCGTCTTTCGCTCCGGCGCCGATCGCAGGGCTGTGTACGCAGCCCGGACACATAGGCGCAGACCGGTCCTCCGGATCGTGCGCGCGTCAGGCGACCGGGCCGAACCACGCGGACGGGCTCCACCGGCGCGGCGCGGCACCAGCAGCGTCAACCGAAGGGTGAGGACGGCAGCCATGCCGGCGAAGAAGAGCAAGAAGGGCCCGACCAAGGGCAGCGGCGGCAAGGGGAAGCGCTCCCTGGAGGGCAAGAAGGGCACACCGGCGGCGGAGGACCGCCACTGGTACGCGGACAAGCAGCGCCGGGACGCCAAGAAGAAGCCGGCGAAGCCCGCCGCGTCCGCCCCGCCGCGCGCCGCCGGCGGCGACGGCCGCGCCAAGGGAGCCCAGCCGGGTACCGGCACTGCGCCCTCCGGCGGCGGATCGGACCTCCTCGTCGGCCGCAACCCGGTCGTCGAGGCGCTGCGCGCGGGCATGCCGGCCACCCGGTTTTTCCTGGTCAACAGCCTGGACCAGGACGAACGCGTCACCGAGGCCGCCCGCCTGGCGGGCGAGGCCGGCCTGGAGATCCGCGAGGTCTCGCGTTCGGAGCTGGACCGCCGCTGCGACAGCCAGGGCCAGCCGGGCGCAGCCCACCAGGGCGTCGCGCTGCAGACGCGGCAGTACCGCTACTGGGACCCCGAGGACATGCTGGAGGCGGCCAGTGCCACCGCCCAGGAGACCGGCGTGCCGCCGCTCATCGTGGCGCTGGACGGGGTCACCGACCCGCACAACCTCGGTGCCGTCGCCCGCTCGGCAGCGGCCTTCGGCGCCCACGGCCTACTGATCCCCGAGCGCCGCGCAGCCGGAGTCGGCATCGCCGCCTGGAAGACCTCGGCCGGCACCCTGGCCCGCCTTCCCGTCGCCCAGGCCACCAACCTCACGCGCACCCTGAAGTCCTACAAACAGTCCGGCGTTTTCGTCGCGGGCCTCGACGGCTCGGGCGAAACCGAACTCGACGCCCTCAACGTGGCGACCGACCCCCTGGTGGTCGTCACCGGCTCCGAGGGCAAGGGCCTCTCCCGCCTGGTCCGCGAGACCTGCGACGAGGTCGCCCGCATCCCGATCAGCGGCGCCGAGTCCCTCAACGCTTCGGTAGCGGCCGGCGTAGCCCTCTACGAGGTAACCCGCCGCCGCGCGACGTCGGGGCACTGACCACCAACGGGTACGATGCGACTGTGCGCCCCTGGGCGGCGCAGGCCGACGTAGCTCAATCGGCAGAGCAATCGCCTTGTAAGCGATAGGTTAGGGGTTCGATTCCCCTCGTCGGCTCTTTTTATGTTCGAAACCGCAGGTGAGAGCGGTGACACGCAACCGCCGCCCGGTGGCGCGCCGCTCCACCCACGCCCGTTGCGCCTCGGACGGCTCATCCGGGACCACGTTCGGATCCGCCGCGAGGTGCCAGCCCCCTCGCACTGAGCCCGGCGAATGGACCGCTTGCGCTTGGCGCAGCCCGGCACCGTGGTTCCAGCGTGGACCCGCACGGAACGTCCACAAACTCGGTTTGGCCCGTGCTGACGTCGGTACGCCGTAGGGAGGCGGGCTGGATGCAGCCCCCTTGTCGGTCGCGAGCTGTTCGCCGACCTCCCGCACGAGCGGTTGCGCTTGGCGCTCGGCGCGTGTGGACTTATCGGTCGCAGTAGGCATCAGTCGACCATCACCGTCAGAGAGCGGGAGTCCGTGACCGCATGAGAGACCAGAAACCGCGGATGTTCCCGCTCTTCCTCTCGGGAGCGCCCCTGCTCCTCATCCCGGTTTTCGGCTGGTGGCTGTGGAGCAACGGAAGTTATGCGTGGCAGCTTGTGGCCCTCGTGTTCCCATTCGCCCTGCTGAACCTGATCGGCGAAGTGACGGCATACCGGAACCGCGTCCACCTGAGTGCCGATGTCGACCGATGGCCGCTTTCCACGAAGCTGCACGGCAGCCGGGCGCGGCCGTAATCCGTGCGGCTCGGGTGTACATGGACCTCGCCGGCGCTGTGATCTGTGCGCGGGTCGCGGCTGAGTCCTACATGGACGGAGTGGTTGCGGGCGCTGTGGTGGGCGCCGTCTTTTGCATTGGGAGTCTCATCGGCGGTGTAAGCCACCTGGTGGACTACGTGCGCGACCGGCGACGACTGCGGGTTCACCCGTCCACCTCCCCCGACGACCCGACGAGGTAAACCAGGCCGGCCGAGAGAGCCACAGCCGCAACGGCAATAGGCGTTCGGACGAGAACCCGGTCCTTTTCCCGGGGACAACGGCACAGACGGGGGCGGAGCAGGAATTCGGCTAACGGGCACGGGCGCGCATGCGCCGAATCTGTCCGTGCGGCCGTTCTCGGTGCCGACATCGGGCCTGCGGATATGCTCGGCGCGCCGTCGGGGGCCCGGATCGATCCAGTGCTTCTTAAGGCGACGGCGTACTCGTGAGGTGTCTCATCGCCGACAGGGTCTGGTTGACGGTGGCCGGAAGGTCGGGGTCGCCGTGCTGCTCGAGCCAGCGGTGCACCGCTATCCGGAACGTGGTCACGGCGATCTCGGCCGCCAACCGGGCGGTCAGGCCGTCGACGCCGCGGTCGCGGAAGCCCTGCTCCAAGCTTTCCGACAGCAGCGAGAACTTGCGCAGCTCGCGCTCATGCAGGGCCGGTTCGGCGTCGATCGCGGATCGTCGGCGTAGCAGGTAGTCGAGGCTGCGGCCCTCGAACATCTCGGCCGCGGTGGGGGCCAGGCCCTCGGTGATCAGCTCCATCGGGCCGAGTGAGGGTGGGGCCTCGGCCATGAAGCGGGCCACCTGCTCGGGGACCAGCTCGTCGCCGGCGAACAGCACCTCACGCTTGTCGGCGAAGTGCCGGAAGAACGTACGGGTCGTGAGCCCCGCCCGTGCCGTGATCTGCGGCACCGTGGTCTCGGCGAAGCCCTGCTCAAGGAAGAGATCGAGCGCAGCCTGCTCCAGTCGTTCCCGCGCGCCCGGCTGCCATCGCCCCATGCGGCGGAGTCTAGTGATGGCACGTCGTTGCGGCGAACATTAGTGATGACACGTCGTGTCGTACTATGCGATAGTGATGACACGACGTGCCATGACCAGTGGGGGCGAACATGACGGGTGAGATCTGGGTGCTCGGCGCGACCGGACGCGTCGGGCGCCAAGCGGTGGAGCGTCTGCAGAAGGCGGGCGCCGAGGTGGTGGCGGTCGGCCGCGATCGGGAGCGGCTGACCCGGGTGCATCCAGACGCCCGGGTGGTGACCGGCTCGCTCGACGAGGTCTGCGCCCGGCTGGCCACCGAGGCGCCGACCGTCGTGGTCAACACGGTGGGCCCGTTCGCGGTCACGGCGCCGCGCGTCGCGCGGGCCTGCCCGCCGGGCACCCACTACGTCGACGTCTCCAATGAATCGGACTCGTTCGAACTGCTCCACGGCATGGACCGGGACGGGGCGGCGACCGGTCGCACGCTGGTCTCCGGGGCGGGCTTCGGTGTGCTCGCGACCGAGGGCATCCTGCTGCATCTGCTGGCGGACGGGGACAAGCCTTCGCGAGTACGCGTCGACGCCCTCGCGTCGGTCGCGATCGAACCCGGCGCCCTCGGCGAAGCCCTGGCCGCCTCCATCGTGCGCGAGTTGCTCGACGGTGGCCGTGAGGTGCGGCAGGGCCGGATGGCACATGCCCGGGTCGGCGGTGCCGCCGAGCGATTGACCACCCCCGACGGCGACGTGGTCACCACGGCTTCCCTGGGGAGCGGCGAGCTCTTCGCGGCGTGGCAGGTCAGCGGTGCCCCATCGGTGATCGGCGCCTCGGCTCTCGCCCCGGCCAATCCGGTCGTCCGAGCGGCTATGCCGGCGA is a window from the Streptomonospora litoralis genome containing:
- a CDS encoding TetR/AcrR family transcriptional regulator, with protein sequence MGRWQPGARERLEQAALDLFLEQGFAETTVPQITARAGLTTRTFFRHFADKREVLFAGDELVPEQVARFMAEAPPSLGPMELITEGLAPTAAEMFEGRSLDYLLRRRSAIDAEPALHERELRKFSLLSESLEQGFRDRGVDGLTARLAAEIAVTTFRIAVHRWLEQHGDPDLPATVNQTLSAMRHLTSTPSP
- a CDS encoding NAD(P)H-binding protein, with the translated sequence MTGEIWVLGATGRVGRQAVERLQKAGAEVVAVGRDRERLTRVHPDARVVTGSLDEVCARLATEAPTVVVNTVGPFAVTAPRVARACPPGTHYVDVSNESDSFELLHGMDRDGAATGRTLVSGAGFGVLATEGILLHLLADGDKPSRVRVDALASVAIEPGALGEALAASIVRELLDGGREVRQGRMAHARVGGAAERLTTPDGDVVTTASLGSGELFAAWQVSGAPSVIGASALAPANPVVRAAMPAIGGVLRLPGVADFATRRLAGVRTATTKERPRPSSWGRARVEWPSGRVREGWLRTGEGMTFTVGAVTEVAQRLAKDEGRPGAFTPAGLFGPEVALAAGAEFVVTD
- the rlmB gene encoding 23S rRNA (guanosine(2251)-2'-O)-methyltransferase RlmB is translated as MPAKKSKKGPTKGSGGKGKRSLEGKKGTPAAEDRHWYADKQRRDAKKKPAKPAASAPPRAAGGDGRAKGAQPGTGTAPSGGGSDLLVGRNPVVEALRAGMPATRFFLVNSLDQDERVTEAARLAGEAGLEIREVSRSELDRRCDSQGQPGAAHQGVALQTRQYRYWDPEDMLEAASATAQETGVPPLIVALDGVTDPHNLGAVARSAAAFGAHGLLIPERRAAGVGIAAWKTSAGTLARLPVAQATNLTRTLKSYKQSGVFVAGLDGSGETELDALNVATDPLVVVTGSEGKGLSRLVRETCDEVARIPISGAESLNASVAAGVALYEVTRRRATSGH
- the cysS gene encoding cysteine--tRNA ligase, with the translated sequence MSLRFYDTSARQVRDFTPLREGRASLYLCGATVQAPPHIGHIRSGVNFDILRRWLEYRGYRVTLCRNVTDIDDKIIDVATGEGVEWWEVAERNQRAFTSAYDILGCLPPTVEPRATGHVPEMIELMRRLIDRGHAYVSEDGSGDVYFDVRSFPGYGALSNQRIEQMRGAGDTEDDRRKHDPRDFALWKGARPGEPSWETPWGRGRPGWHLECSAMSTKYLGSSFDIHGGGLDLVFPHHENEVAQSKAAGDGFAQYWLHNGLLAVGGEKMSKSLGNSLLIPIMVRKVRPVELRYYLAQAHYRSIIDYSDESLHEAAAAYQRIEGFLVRACEVVGDVEPAAEVPDPFAAALDDDLGVSQALAVVHGQVREGNTAITEGAKERVAEAAGRVRAMTAVLGLDPLSDTWAASEGSGLRDVVDALVAVALDQRQAARGRKDYAAADAIRDRLLAAGVVVEDTPRGPRWELRRD